GCATACATGTATTGGAATATCTTGTTTGGAGAAGAATTGTCGTTTTGTTCCGATCTCAGATGCGGTATAAGCGCCGCATCACTTTGCTGTACCAGGGCAAACATGATATCGAAAGGCTGATAACCTTTGAATTCTACCAGGTTGCTGACCCCTTCCCGGGAGGCAAGTTCCATCAGGCTTTCCCGGTACCTTCCTTCCCCGACCAGCCAAAGACGGATATGTGGAATGGATTCACGGATCTCACGAAGTCCTTTTATGATCACCTGTAAACCGCGGTGGAAGGTTAGTCCACCTGCATAGATCAGTGTCCTGTAACGGGGATCGGGCAGCAGGGCCGGGTCAAGCTTCAGTTGCGGTATGTTGGCTGTATTGGATACCACGGTTATTTTTTCAGGATCATTACCCAGTGCGATGATCCTGTCTTTCATCTCTTCAACAACGGTAATAATACGGTCTGCCTCCAGGGTCATTTCCTTTTCGTATTTTCTCCATTGTTGTTCGGAGGAAAGAAGCCTGCCAAGCATAGAATTGGTGTGCTCCGCGGTTAACAGCATGGCCGGCCAGTTCTCATGCAGATCAAGAATTACCGGGATATTCAGCTTTTTACCGAAACGAATACCAACGGATGCAAGCGGCAGGTCGTGAACATGAATGGCGTCAAAGCCATTACCGGAAAAAACTTTTTGCAGAAAGCTTTTCCAGAAATTAAAATAAACGGGAAACTTAAGGCAGCCAACGCTCGATTTGTAAACGATTTGCGGTATAGGCTTTCTCAGGATCCGGATGCCTTTATAGGTTTCCGAAACCGCTTTCCCGGATCGGGTCTGACATGCGATGGTAACCTCATGCCCGGATTCCAGCAAAGCCAAAGCCTCGTTCTCCACCCTGATATCCGGAGGAAACTCCCCGCCAAGGATCATTAATATCTTCATTACTTAAATCAGATAATTCGGTGCAAAGGTAAGAAATTACTTGCTGAGCAAGGTTATTGGGCTCTTCATTGGTTTGTGGCAATCTGTTAACGAAAGTAATTTTGTTGAAAAGATTACTTATTTTGTGTTAACTTTATTAAGGTTAATGCAAAAAAATAGCCACGAATACAGGAATGAAAAGC
This DNA window, taken from Bacteroidota bacterium, encodes the following:
- a CDS encoding glycosyltransferase family 4 protein; amino-acid sequence: MKILMILGGEFPPDIRVENEALALLESGHEVTIACQTRSGKAVSETYKGIRILRKPIPQIVYKSSVGCLKFPVYFNFWKSFLQKVFSGNGFDAIHVHDLPLASVGIRFGKKLNIPVILDLHENWPAMLLTAEHTNSMLGRLLSSEQQWRKYEKEMTLEADRIITVVEEMKDRIIALGNDPEKITVVSNTANIPQLKLDPALLPDPRYRTLIYAGGLTFHRGLQVIIKGLREIRESIPHIRLWLVGEGRYRESLMELASREGVSNLVEFKGYQPFDIMFALVQQSDAALIPHLRSEQNDNSSPNKIFQYMYASKPVISSNCTSLQRVITETGAGITYKDTDPHDFATATVTLLSDPELHTSAGKKGHEAVINRYNWDITKLNLLNLYRIYNKS